GGTTTTCCCCACCCCTCCGGGGTGCTCACACACCCCGGGGCCTTCGGGACCACTACGACAGGACCTAGTGCTTCTGCATCGCGTCCACGCGGTCCCGCCACGGCAGCTCCGCCGTGACCGTCGTCGGACCGCCCACCGGGGAGTCGAGGACGAACATCCCGTCGACCGCCCCGAGGCGCTCGGCGAGCCCGGCCATGCCCGTACCGCCGTCCATCCGCGCACCGCCGGTCCCGTCGTCCTGCACCTGGATGAGCAGCCGGTCCGTCGACCGCCACACCTGCACGGACGCCGACCGGGCGCCGCTGTGCTTGCTGACGTTCTGCAGCAGCTCCGACACGGTGAAGTACGCGATCCCCTCGATCGCCTCCGCGGGCCGCCCGGGCAGCTCGACCCTCACCTCGACGGGGACGGTGCAGCGGGAGGCGATGGCGGAGAGTGCGGCGTCGAGGCCGCGGTCGGTGAGGACGGCGGGGTGGATGCCGCGGGCGAGGTCGCGCAGTTCCTGGAGGGCGACCTTCACTTCTCCGTGGGCTTCGTCGACCATGCGGGCGGCTGCTTCGGGGTCGTCGGTCAGCTTCTCCTTCGCCAGGCCGAGCCCCATGGCGAGGGCGACGAGGCGTGCCTGCGCGCCGTCGTGCAGGTCGCGCTCGATGCGGCGCAGGTCGGCGGCGGCGGTGTCCACGACCACTCCG
The Streptomyces sp. NBC_00234 DNA segment above includes these coding regions:
- a CDS encoding sensor histidine kinase, with the translated sequence MTMSPSVPDNDRPPPARFALGGWTWKEIAYLLANLPMAIAGFVYTVFMIGVGVGLSVTVIGLPLLVAGLHGARWIGRMERGRARAMLGVRIDEPSPVSLGRREKGFFSWLWAGLKDPVGWRALLYSFIRLPWGVLTFTITLVSLFVLWPVLPFIARGLTNADRAMVRALLSPSDELERRIAELESDRGVVVDTAAADLRRIERDLHDGAQARLVALAMGLGLAKEKLTDDPEAAARMVDEAHGEVKVALQELRDLARGIHPAVLTDRGLDAALSAIASRCTVPVEVRVELPGRPAEAIEGIAYFTVSELLQNVSKHSGARSASVQVWRSTDRLLIQVQDDGTGGARMDGGTGMAGLAERLGAVDGMFVLDSPVGGPTTVTAELPWRDRVDAMQKH